Proteins from a genomic interval of Euleptes europaea isolate rEulEur1 chromosome 18, rEulEur1.hap1, whole genome shotgun sequence:
- the LOC130490294 gene encoding vomeronasal type-2 receptor 26-like, with product MPYVEEFSSQTITDFGCSLITKFYQHILALVFAIHEVNKNPNILPNVTLGFHIHDSYVYLKWTFRTTLDLLFTSLELVPNYKCGTQKKMIGVIGGYSSEISTDIATLLSRYKIPQFSFGSFESAVDNPTSLPHFYRTASQEALQYEGIVQLFLHFGWKWVGLFTMDNEVGDRFLQAFALMLSRKGICVAFIEKAIIQRIAFNNSAGDEVTFNEHGELKGGFDITNMVTFPNESYVRVKIGRLDPQVPLSKRITIDEDRIQWNRHLTELPPLSVCNDNCKPGFSKKKKEGEPFCCYDCDPCPEGKISDEEGRKYTDSCMTCSDGHYPNLGQVQCIPKIPNFLSFAEPLSIILTFLALSFSLITALVLAIFVKYKDTPIVKANNRSLTYCLLISLLLCFLCSLLFLGRPNEVTCLLRQTTFGIIFSVAVSTVLAKTVTVVVAFMASKPGNVFRKWVGKQLAWSIVIFCFFVQVGICAVWLGSSAPFPEVDMHSLHREINEGSATMFYCVLGYMGFLATVCFIVAFLARKLPDSFNEAKFITFSMLVFCSVWLSFLPTYLSTQGRDTVAVEIFSILASSAGLLGCIFFPKCYVILLRPELNKREQLIRKNH from the exons ATGCCGTATGTTGAAGAGTTCTCTTCTCAAACAATAACTGATTTTGGTTGCAGCTTGATAACAAAGTTCTACCAGCACATCCTCGCTTTGGTGTTTGCCATCCATGAGGTCAACAAGAACCCCAATATCTTACCCAATGTAACCCTTGGGTTTCACATTCATGACTCCTATGTATATCTGAAATGGACTTTCAGGACCACCCTGGACCTACTCTTCACATCACTTGAACTTGTCCCAAACTACAAGTGTGGCACCCAGAAAAAAATGATCGGTGTCATTGGGGGATATAGTTCTGAAATTTCAACAGATATAGCAACTCTCTTAAGTCGttacaagatcccacag ttTTCTTTTGGCTCATTTGAATCAGCAGTGGATAACCCAACCAGTCTCCCTCACTTTTACCGCACGGCCTCCCAGGAAGCCCTTCAGTACGAGGGAATTGTCCAGCTATTTCTGCATTTCGGCTGGAAATGGGTTGGGCTCTTCACTATGGATAATGAAGTAGGAGACCGTTTTTTGCAAGCATTTGCGTTGATGCTTTCCAGGAAAGGAATCTGTGTGGCCTTCATAGAAAAAGCCATAATACAG AGAATTGCATTCAACAACAGTGCCGGAGATGAAGTGACCTTTAATGAACATGGAGAATTGAAAGGTGGATTTGATATTACCAATATGGTCACTTTTCCAAATGAGTCCTATGTCAGAGTCAAGATCGGGAGGCTGGATCCTCAGGTTCCACTTAGTAAAAGAATTACCATCGACGAGGACAGAATTCAGTGGAACAGACACCTCACAGAG CTGCCTCCCTTATCTGTGTGTAATGACAACTGTAAGCCTGGTttcagcaagaaaaagaaggaaggggaaccGTTCTGCTGCTACGATTGTGATCCGTGTCCAGAAGGGAAAATATCAGACGAAGAAGGTAGGAAAT ACACAGATTCCTGCATGACTTGCTCTGATGGTCATTATCCAAACTTGGGACAAGTCCAATGTATTCCCAAGATTCCAAATTTTCTTTCCTTTGCAGAACCCTTGAGCATAATTTTAACCTTTTTGGCTCTCTCCTTTTCCCTGATCACAGCCCTGGTGCTCGCAATCTTTGTCAAATACAAGGACACCCCCATAGttaaagccaacaaccggagcctcacctactgtctactcatctctctccttctctgcttcctctgctccttgctgtTCCTTGGAAGGCCTAACGAGGTGACCTGCCTCCTCCGACAAACgacttttggcatcatcttctcagtCGCTGTTTCTACTGTCTTGGCGAAAACGGTTACAGTCGTGGTGGCATTTATGGCCTCTAAGCCAGGAAACGTTTTTCGAAAGTGGGTGGGGAAGCAATTGGCATGGTCTATTGTTATCTTTTGCTTCTTTGTTCAAGTTGGCATTTGTGCTGTTTGGCTAGGATCTTCTGCTCCATTTCCAGAAGTGGACATGCATTCACTGCATAGAGAAATCAATGAAGGGTCAGCcaccatgttttactgtgtcttgggCTACATGGGATTTCTGGCCACCGTCTGCTTCATTGTGGCATTCCTGGCCAGAAAGTTGCctgacagtttcaatgaagccaagttcatcaccttcagcatgttggtcttctgcagtgtttggctgtcctttctccccacctacctgagcactcAAGGAAGAGACACGgtggccgtggagatcttctccatcttagcTTCCAGTGCTGGCTTACTAGGCTGCAtctttttccccaaatgctaTGTCATCCTTCTGAGGCCTGAGTTGAACAAAAGAGAGCAGCTGATCAGGAAAAATCATTAA